One stretch of Saccharopolyspora erythraea DNA includes these proteins:
- a CDS encoding bifunctional 4-hydroxy-2-oxoglutarate aldolase/2-dehydro-3-deoxy-phosphogluconate aldolase, with amino-acid sequence MNTTLTAIYRGMSPQQCLRLTIALHDLGVRSFEVTMTGGSPIESLRLLRKELGAEAHIGAGTVTTTAEVEAVAAAGAGFVVSPHLDADVVTATKAAGLVSIPGAFTATEIVAARRAGADVVKIFPINAVGADYIRQLRAPLPDLTVMASGGITPQLAHDCVAAGATMIGVGSHLLGAHADGTFDADVLRRRTAEFLDAIRTTP; translated from the coding sequence ATGAACACCACGCTGACCGCCATCTACCGGGGCATGTCCCCCCAGCAGTGCCTACGCCTCACCATCGCGCTCCACGACCTCGGCGTGCGTTCCTTCGAAGTCACGATGACCGGCGGATCCCCGATCGAATCCCTGCGACTGCTGCGCAAGGAACTCGGCGCCGAAGCCCACATCGGTGCGGGCACGGTAACCACCACTGCCGAGGTCGAAGCCGTCGCAGCGGCCGGTGCGGGCTTCGTGGTCTCTCCCCACCTCGACGCCGACGTGGTCACGGCCACCAAGGCAGCCGGCTTGGTCTCGATTCCGGGAGCGTTCACCGCCACCGAGATCGTCGCCGCCCGCCGCGCCGGTGCCGACGTGGTGAAGATCTTCCCGATCAACGCGGTCGGCGCCGACTACATCCGCCAGCTGCGCGCGCCGCTGCCCGACCTGACCGTGATGGCCAGCGGTGGCATCACTCCCCAACTGGCACACGACTGCGTCGCCGCGGGCGCGACCATGATCGGTGTCGGCTCACACCTGCTCGGCGCCCACGCCGACGGCACCTTCGACGCCGACGTTCTCCGCCGGCGCACGGCCGAATTCCTCGACGCCATCAGGACAACTCCATGA
- a CDS encoding FadR/GntR family transcriptional regulator — protein sequence MSSETSPWTPVRQGSVSDLIAQRILEVISSEQLRPGDRLPPERALASMLGASRPSLREALRTLKVGGFVDIRHGAGVFVADPSTTRTLREAMASEEMSLTELFDMREVLEVPAAGWAAQNQDAERLALVEEAFQRLDEASRADPVDWEKLRDLDAAFHLRIVEAAGNRFLSRTQGVLQEILAQGMETTLQMPGRLEKSRQEHTRIRDAVIAGDSVAARRRAKAHIEAARRAALARVRGESAPLGDGSLGQAHPEASSGHDGGDGR from the coding sequence GTGAGTTCGGAGACCAGTCCGTGGACGCCGGTGCGCCAGGGTTCGGTGTCGGATCTGATCGCGCAGCGGATCCTGGAGGTCATCTCGTCCGAGCAGCTGCGGCCGGGCGATCGGTTGCCGCCGGAGCGGGCGCTCGCGTCGATGCTCGGTGCGAGCAGGCCGTCCTTGCGCGAGGCGTTGCGGACGCTGAAGGTGGGCGGGTTCGTCGACATCCGGCACGGTGCGGGAGTCTTCGTCGCCGATCCGTCGACAACGCGCACGCTGCGTGAGGCGATGGCGTCCGAGGAGATGAGCCTGACCGAGTTGTTCGACATGCGCGAGGTGCTCGAGGTGCCGGCGGCTGGTTGGGCAGCGCAGAACCAGGATGCCGAGCGCCTGGCGCTGGTCGAGGAAGCGTTCCAGCGCCTCGACGAGGCTTCGCGCGCCGATCCGGTCGACTGGGAGAAGTTGCGCGACCTGGATGCCGCCTTCCACTTGCGGATCGTCGAGGCCGCGGGCAACCGCTTCCTCTCCCGCACGCAGGGAGTGCTGCAGGAGATCCTCGCGCAGGGGATGGAAACCACTTTGCAGATGCCGGGCCGGCTGGAGAAGTCCCGCCAGGAGCACACCCGAATCCGCGACGCGGTGATTGCCGGTGATTCGGTCGCGGCGCGGCGGCGGGCGAAAGCCCACATCGAGGCGGCCCGCCGAGCGGCGCTCGCCCGGGTCCGGGGCGAGAGCGCGCCGCTCGGCGATGGAAGCCTGGGGCAGGCACATCCCGAGGCGTCCTCAGGCCACGACGGCGGGGACGGTCGGTAG
- a CDS encoding SMP-30/gluconolactonase/LRE family protein has protein sequence MTNKVHVEPVGDVTARFGEGPLSDPTGTTVLWVDITGGAIHRTDTRDGTTTTAELGGEVAAVFPTSTGSLLAARDHQLITVNGRPHPVVAEVEPRPRMRLNDGLTDPAGRVFIGTLHADKVRGTAALYRLDGDRLTPVVPGVTVSNGIAWSPDGSTVYYADTPTLRIDRFDYDSATATPHNRRPFADLSTAQGRPDGLTVDEDGCVWVALITGGRLHRYTPTGRLDRVVELPVTHPTSVAFGGRDLSELFVTSARDPLSAAEAAQQPLAGRLLRLDPGVKGLPTVPAVVA, from the coding sequence ATGACCAACAAGGTGCACGTGGAACCGGTCGGTGACGTCACCGCCCGGTTCGGCGAAGGCCCGCTCAGCGACCCGACCGGCACCACGGTGCTGTGGGTGGACATCACCGGCGGCGCGATCCACCGAACCGACACCCGCGACGGAACGACGACGACGGCAGAACTCGGTGGCGAAGTAGCCGCGGTGTTTCCGACGTCGACAGGTTCGCTCCTGGCCGCCCGAGACCACCAACTGATCACAGTAAACGGACGACCTCACCCGGTCGTGGCCGAAGTCGAACCGCGGCCTCGCATGCGGCTCAACGACGGACTCACCGATCCCGCAGGACGGGTCTTCATCGGCACACTGCACGCTGACAAGGTCCGCGGAACCGCGGCGCTGTACCGGCTCGACGGGGACCGGCTCACTCCGGTCGTCCCGGGAGTGACCGTCTCCAATGGGATCGCCTGGAGCCCCGACGGCAGCACCGTCTACTACGCCGACACCCCCACGCTGCGCATCGACCGCTTCGACTACGACTCGGCCACCGCCACCCCGCACAACCGCCGCCCGTTCGCGGACCTGAGCACAGCTCAAGGGCGCCCGGACGGGCTGACCGTCGACGAGGACGGGTGCGTGTGGGTCGCCCTGATCACCGGCGGTCGACTGCACCGCTACACCCCCACCGGCCGCCTCGACCGAGTGGTGGAGCTTCCCGTCACGCATCCCACCAGCGTCGCGTTCGGCGGTCGCGATCTGTCGGAACTGTTCGTCACCAGCGCCCGCGACCCGCTGTCAGCAGCCGAAGCGGCGCAACAGCCCCTGGCCGGACGGCTGCTGCGCCTCGACCCCGGGGTGAAGGGCCTACCGACCGTCCCCGCCGTCGTGGCCTGA
- a CDS encoding SDR family NAD(P)-dependent oxidoreductase has product MNELNRRRAVVTGAATGIGRVVAEDLADRGATVLAVDRDPRVLEPADAAARWEGLVCDLSDPAELDALAARLGAEPATDILVNCAAAYPPKGGFLATDVAAWTRILTVNVTALGVLSSAMARGLHAAGRPGAIVTFGSLQEELPVPGYGPYVTSKGGVRAATRALAVELSPWGIRVNGVAPGVVNTTSTLDTLDGASWGDESTPPTLLGRAGTPREVADVVAFLVSDASSFITGTVIPVDGGRSLSRRYDPLGERTVTTAGDNA; this is encoded by the coding sequence ATGAACGAGCTGAACAGACGTCGCGCCGTGGTCACCGGCGCGGCCACCGGCATCGGCCGGGTCGTGGCCGAGGACCTGGCCGACCGGGGCGCGACCGTGCTCGCCGTCGACCGTGACCCGCGGGTGCTCGAGCCCGCCGACGCCGCCGCACGCTGGGAAGGGCTGGTCTGCGACCTCTCCGACCCAGCCGAACTCGACGCGCTGGCGGCGCGACTCGGCGCGGAGCCCGCGACCGACATCCTGGTCAACTGTGCCGCCGCCTACCCGCCCAAGGGAGGCTTCCTCGCCACGGACGTGGCCGCCTGGACCAGGATTTTGACGGTCAACGTCACCGCGCTCGGTGTGCTGAGCAGCGCGATGGCCCGCGGGCTGCATGCCGCGGGCCGCCCGGGTGCGATCGTCACCTTCGGCAGCCTGCAGGAGGAACTGCCGGTCCCGGGTTATGGCCCGTACGTCACCAGCAAGGGCGGCGTCCGCGCGGCGACTCGCGCGCTGGCGGTGGAGCTGAGCCCCTGGGGCATCCGCGTGAACGGAGTCGCACCCGGAGTCGTCAACACGACATCCACTCTGGACACTCTCGACGGGGCCAGCTGGGGCGACGAGTCCACACCACCGACCCTGCTCGGGCGTGCGGGCACGCCCCGCGAAGTCGCCGACGTGGTCGCGTTCCTGGTGTCCGACGCCTCGTCGTTCATCACCGGCACCGTCATCCCGGTCGATGGCGGCCGTAGCCTGAGCCGCCGCTACGACCCGCTCGGCGAGCGCACCGTGACCACCGCGGGAGACAACGCATGA